In Escherichia ruysiae, a genomic segment contains:
- the fadK gene encoding medium-chain fatty-acid--CoA ligase: MKVTLTFNAQRRAAYRQQGLWGDASLADYWQQTVRAMPDKIAVVDNHGASYTYSALDQAASCLASWMLANGIEAGDRVAFQLPGWCEFTVIYLASLKTGAVSVPLLPSWREAELVWVLNKCQAKMFFAPTLFKQTRPVDLILPLQNQLPHLQQIVGVDKLAPATSSLSLRQIITDNTPLTTSISVHGDELAAVLFTSGTEGMPKGVMLTHNNILASERAYCARLNLTWQDVFMMPAPLGHATGFLHGVTAPFLVGARSVLLDIFTPEACLSLLEQQRCTCMLGATPFVYDLLNLLEKQPADLSALRFFLCGGTTIPKKVARECQQRGIKLLSVYGSTESSPHAVVNLDDPLSRFMHTDGYAAAGVEIKVVDDARKTLPAGCEGEEASRGPNVFMGYFDEPELTARALDEEGWYYSGDLCRMDEAGYIKITGRKKDIIVRGGENISSREVEDILLQHPKIHDACVVAMPDERLGERSCAYIVLKSPHHSLSLEDVVAFFSRKRVAKYKYPEHIVITEKLPRTASGKIQKFLLRKDIIQRLTEGHCGITE; this comes from the coding sequence ATGAAAGTAACATTAACGTTTAACGCGCAGCGTCGTGCAGCCTATCGGCAGCAAGGGTTATGGGGTGATGCTTCGCTGGCTGACTACTGGCAGCAAACTGTGCGAGCGATGCCTGACAAAATAGCTGTGGTCGATAATCATGGTGCATCGTACACCTATAGCGCGCTCGATCAGGCCGCGAGCTGTCTGGCAAGCTGGATGCTGGCGAACGGTATTGAAGCCGGCGATCGCGTCGCATTTCAACTGCCGGGCTGGTGTGAATTTACCGTTATCTATCTCGCCAGCCTGAAAACCGGTGCGGTATCCGTGCCGCTGTTACCTTCCTGGCGAGAAGCGGAACTGGTGTGGGTGCTCAATAAGTGCCAGGCAAAAATGTTTTTTGCCCCGACGTTGTTTAAACAAACGCGTCCGGTAGATTTAATCCTGCCGCTGCAAAATCAGCTTCCACATCTGCAACAAATTGTCGGCGTGGACAAACTGGCTCCCGCCACATCGTCTCTCTCGTTACGCCAGATTATTACCGATAATACCCCGCTGACGACGTCAATATCGGTTCACGGCGATGAATTAGCGGCAGTGCTGTTTACCTCCGGAACTGAAGGTATGCCAAAGGGCGTGATGCTGACACATAATAATATTCTCGCCAGCGAGCGGGCATATTGTGCGCGGCTGAATCTGACATGGCAGGATGTTTTTATGATGCCTGCACCGCTGGGTCATGCGACAGGTTTTCTGCATGGCGTAACGGCGCCGTTTTTGGTAGGCGCACGGAGCGTATTGTTAGATATTTTCACCCCTGAAGCCTGTCTCTCGCTACTTGAGCAACAACGTTGCACCTGTATGCTCGGCGCAACGCCGTTTGTCTATGACCTTTTGAATTTACTGGAGAAACAGCCCGCAGATCTTTCTGCGCTGCGTTTCTTCCTTTGCGGTGGCACCACGATCCCAAAAAAAGTGGCGCGTGAATGCCAACAGCGCGGCATTAAATTGTTAAGTGTTTATGGCTCCACAGAAAGCTCGCCGCACGCGGTGGTGAATCTCGACGATCCGTTGTCACGCTTTATGCATACCGATGGTTACGCTGCCGCTGGCGTGGAAATCAAAGTCGTCGATGACGCACGCAAGACCTTACCGGCCGGTTGTGAAGGTGAAGAGGCCTCGCGTGGCCCCAATGTGTTTATGGGTTATTTTGATGAACCTGAATTAACCGCCCGCGCGCTGGATGAAGAAGGCTGGTATTACAGCGGTGATCTCTGCCGCATGGATGAGGCTGGCTATATAAAAATAACCGGACGTAAGAAAGATATTATTGTCCGTGGCGGCGAGAATATTAGCAGCCGTGAAGTGGAAGATATATTGTTGCAGCATCCCAAAATTCATGATGCCTGCGTGGTTGCGATGCCCGATGAACGCTTAGGCGAACGCTCGTGTGCTTATATTGTATTAAAATCGCCACATCATTCATTATCTCTGGAAGATGTGGTAGCATTTTTTAGCCGTAAACGGGTCGCGAAATATAAATACCCTGAACATATCGTGATAACTGAAAAGTTACCCCGCACTGCATCCGGTAAAATACAAAAATTTTTACTCAGGAAAGATATTATTCAGCGATTAACCGAGGGTCATTGCGGAATTACTGAATAA
- a CDS encoding ferredoxin family protein, protein MSQNATVNVDVKLGVNKFHVDEGHPHIILAANPDINEFRKLMKACPAGLYKQDDAGNIHFDSAGCLECGTCRVLCGNTILEQWQYPAGTFGIDFRYG, encoded by the coding sequence ATGAGCCAGAATGCTACGGTTAATGTTGACGTCAAATTAGGCGTCAATAAATTCCATGTTGATGAAGGACATCCGCACATCATTCTGGCGGCAAATCCTGATATCAATGAATTTCGTAAATTAATGAAAGCCTGCCCGGCCGGACTTTATAAGCAGGATGACGCAGGAAATATTCATTTTGATTCTGCCGGTTGTCTCGAATGCGGAACCTGTCGGGTGCTTTGCGGCAACACTATCCTCGAACAATGGCAATACCCTGCTGGCACTTTCGGTATTGATTTCCGCTACGGTTAA